The nucleotide window CTACCAACCAACATTCATTTCCTCTACTGATTTCAATCTCTACACAAAACCCTTCACTGTTGTCATGAGTTTTCATCTGCTTCTCATCTCTTTCATTTCTTGCATGGATTCACTTCTCATTTATTCATACTCACCTCAATTTCCCATTTTAattcaatatttttatttttatttttgcaatttctTTTGTTGGGTGTTCTTCCTCTTGAGCTTAAATTCAttcatgttttttattttttttgggtgctTGCacttttttatttggtgggggaGGGGGTTTCTTGGGCACTCTGTACTTTGAAATTTAAAttggtttttctgatttttttttttgggtacttAAGAAATTCCATATTAATTTTGGATCTGCATTTTGTTTGACCATTTGTTTTTTATATATGGTTTTTCCTACTTTTATGTCTctaatgatttttggattttGCAGGTTTGTCTTTTCTACAAGCTAAAGTGTATTTAAATGGCACAAGAACCCATAAATCCAGATGAGgtacttaaaaaaataataataattctagaTGTTCTCTTCCTCTACTTTCTGTTACACATATATGAGATTCCCATATGACAGCAACTGTGTCTGAGATcctagctttccatcaggtgggccacgcccatTATATCTTCTGGCTCAAAAATCTGTTTCaatctttaggtgggccacattgtataAAACAAAAGGGATGTTGAaattttctagccattcatttgttttcaaCCCTGCCCCATAGGAGGAGTGAAATGGCCTGAATTTTATCATAAAAGATCGTTTAATTGATTCCTGTTATTTCTATGTTTAGTTGATGGGAGGAGATCCAGTCCACCTAATTGGACAAAAATTTTGCCCACCTACTCTCTATCTTCGACATGTGGCATATGTGTATGGTGAAACATAGCACTTTCATTCACCGGGGACAACCATGAACTAGTTATAGACCAAAAATCGAagttattggacaatcctaaccatttaaaatTTGGAGCAAAAAATCACTAGAATCcagttaataatttttatttttatttccaccATTACACAGTTAGTATTGTCTGATCTCTGTGTTTTCTGTTCTTTGATACTTTTATGGGTCCTATTGATTGAAGAGACATTCAGATCATttcatacatgtggcacatgtaaaTAAACTTAGGAGGATGAAATATTCATCTTCTTTGGTGGACCTCATCCCTCTCTTAGTAGATAAGAGTCGATAGATGTCTGATGGCCCCAAATCgatgggacaaggctatgagaaTGATTAGGTATATAGTTCTTGGATTGCTAAATGTCTCTGGGATTGTGTCCTTGTCTTAGGTTGTTTTGGCAGAAGAAGTAAACCATGCAAGGTCGATCACCTTAAACCGGCCTCGCCAATTGAATGTCATTTCATCCAAAGTGGTAAGTTCAAATAAAATTCAGTTGTATTTTCTGTAATATTAGAATTGATTCAGGAGCCTATGAAGTGATTATGGAGTGGTCTGGTTCATTGCAGGTTGTTTTGCTAGCTGAATTCCTTGAAAAATGGGAGAAGGATGATGATGCAGAGCTTGTGATAATTAAGGCTGGTGAAACTTCCTCCTATTTTTGGGTGGTTCTtgattttttggaaaataaattGTTTCAGTTTCCTTAATTATGTTGTTCCTTTTGCTTATTATTTCCCCTAGGGAGCTGGACGTGCTTTCTCTGCTGGTGGGGATCTAAACGGATCGGTTTGGTTTTGCTCGGCTCTGGTAGTAACTCCTCGGCAGGGTGTGAGTAAACTCGTGAGTCgcttgtgatttatgtattttatctgctccatccatacattttacgagataattttatggcttgaggcaaaaaatgaaacatattcaatattcaaatggaccacaccctaGGAAACAATTGAACttgtaccgttgaaaaattctcggggaccactgaagttttggatcaagcttatatctgtgttttcccttcatccatgtctatttgattatgaacaggttggatgacaaataaaaatcactgcagggcctagaaaggtttcaacagggaaatcattatccccactgtttcgagtggtatgatccacttgatctttggatattcttcaatttgggactcaaccccttaaattagatggaaaaacggatggacggtgtggatagactacgtacaaggtgggcccaactgagtttactcagtacgataagagcctactgagtaactcggtacggaTTGACAGGGACGCGGCCTGCTAAAGCTTTCGCACTAACTTCCTGCGCTGGgaatctatgtgggcccaccatcgtgTTTTTGACAgatccactacgtccatccgttttttgaactcattttaggataaaaGGACAATAATAAGCccgatccaagattcaagtgcgCCTCAATAAAGGAAAAGGTTTGTAGggaaatttttaccgttgaaatctcctTGGGGTCGACAGTGATTCTTAGATGCAATCCATACCGCTCGTAACGTCATTAAtactgggataaactgaaaaaacaaatactaacctgattcaaaacttttatggcccacgaatatttcaactgtggacgttcaattctcaccttttcggcccactagaatcttggatccgtcttatttttggtatcttgcccaaaaatgagctcaaaaagccgatggacgtggtggatttataAAAATTTATGATAGGCCCTACATAGTTCCcagcacaggaagttcctgcgaaagacttCCGCATGCGCGTGAGAGAGACGCGTAACGCGTTACTTATAAAAACTCCGCTTCTTCTCTCCTAGCTTTCAAATTTCTTCGAAAGCTACCTACTTCTCTCTTCTGTTTcaaatttctttcaaatttcttCGAAAGCTACCCACTTCTTCTCTCTTCTGTTTCAAATTTCTTCGAAAGCTACCCACTTCTTCTCTCCTCTGTTTCAAATTTCTTCGAGCGAGCGAAAAGGAGAGATGCTACCATCAAGACCTAGTTGTGTCTACAGAAAACCAATTCGTATCAGAAATGTGGATTCGTTGAATGTGGAGTCTGAGTTCCGCATAATCAGCGGCTTCCTCAAAGACTACCCTTTCATCTCTATGGACACTGAGTTCCCTGGTGTCGTCTACCATAACGTGCCCTATACACCCGACTCTGTAGCCAGGGATCGATACGCACTCCTTCGGGCGAATATAAACGCCCTCAAGCTCATCCAAGTCGGACTCACTTTCTCCGACTCAGCCAGCAACCTTCCTGATTTGGGGACCAACTACTGTTACGTCTGGCAATTTAATTTCAACTTCGATCCATGGTGTGACCTCCACGCACCCGAATCGATCGAACTATTGCGCAAGAACGGCATTGACTTCGAGCGCAATCGATTCTACGGGATTGATGAGGCCCGTTTCGGGTTCCTCATGAAGCTATGCGGACTTGTTGGGAACAATTGTTTTAGTTGGATCACCTTCCACAGTGCTTACGACTTTGGCTATCTGATAAAGGTGGTCACTCAGAGGGAGCTACCGGATTACATTGGCGAGTTTCTCAAATTGATGAAAGATATATTTGGGTACAAGGTTTATGACATAAAATATCTCATGAGGTTCTGTCACAACTTATATGGAGGGTTGGAACGTGTGGCCAATGAATTGGGGGTGGACAGGGCTGTTGGGAAATGCCAGCAGGCTGCATCAGATAGCCTGCTAACATTGCATGTTTTTACGCGGCTCAAGGATAGAGGTTTTCAGCTGTATGTTCCTGACCACTGTGGAGtattgtatggattaaaatacCCTTTGGGAAATCTGTTTTCATTGAAttgaatatattttattttattttttcatatacatacacCATGTAAATAGGTCTTCTAAGAgattataaatttaaatttttagtgttttttgtttcacatttatttataaatatattatttttaaatgtttgTTAGTATTAGTTATAGCAAATTGCAGTACTTTGGCTGCTAAAGCATGGGGCCTGTAGAATTTTAATCATTGATGGTGCGGTCCACCAGTTGAATATTATGAGCAGGTCCACTGTGTCGCAAGAGTTTTTCTCAAAGAGTTTGAcagaaaataatgataataaaagtCACAGGTGTATAGAAATTTGGAAAAAACGAAAAGGTAATTGTGAATATTTTTGTTAAAAATAGACAAACAGGGTAATGTAGCATAGAAAAGTAATATCTGCACTCCTATGAGATAGTAGGATGTACCTAGTAAAAACTTGCTacattagcaagtgctaaacatGTCTAACAACAGAAACTTTAGGCTATGgtgcttggatggtggggatgctAAACATGTCTAACAACAGAAACTTTAGGCTATGGtgcatggatggtggggatgatccaatgggtggattggatcttATACAAACTCGctatattagcaagtgctaaataTTTTAGACATGTGCACCTATGAATCTCATGGTTCTTGCTACTATCTGAAAGTGGTACACTCACTCACACGTACTCGCACCCCACGCTCTCAATAAGGCATTATTAAGTACACAATGTTGGTTTATACTTATTTAGCAAAAGTATGGCAAAATAAAGTAGAGAATTATGTTTGGTTTCTAATATCACATAAGTGATTTTTAAAATTCTTCAACTAATCTCTCCCTCATAGTACAaatatttctttttaaaatttgaaaaagtctCTTCCAATTTTTACTTATTCATATGGGTCCACCTTTAATATTCACTATCCATCGGTCATGTAGGGCCTAcgtacctttgatgtggattaatTGTTCatgatatggaccccaccttatccCTATCTACACgtgaaccatccattgtgtggggcctTCTTTCGATGTGGACTATCAACTttgcgaggcccaccttggatgtgcgTTGTCCAACATGTCGAACTTTTGACgtagatcgtccatcatgtgaggtccaACTTCAAAAttttccatccatcatgtgatgcCCATCTTAGATGTGGGCGCTTTATCATTAGAGCGGACTTTTGTTGCGGACCATCTATTATTTAGGTCCCGCCTTGATGTAAGTCATTCATCATTGAGGCTCACTATCATTGTTAATTTTCCATTATGTGGGGGCCAGCTTCACTGTCCGTTGCCCATTATGGTGAACCCACCTCTgacatggaccatccatcgtgtgggtgGGGCCACCTTATTATGGaccacatggagagagagagagagagagagagagagagagagagagagagagagagagagataaaaaggcaaaaaaagtaaatttacttgTGGCCATAAGAAAATTCAAGTTCACAGGTTATTTTTAAGAAGGTAATTATTCAGCTAACTTTTGTTAAATAAGTACTTTATTCTATTCAAATAAGCCTAAAGTGGATAAGGTGCTGCCCCGCCTCATGTGCGGCCTTTATTGTGGTACCCACCTTTTTGCATGTActgtatccatgctatccatccatttttataacaTTGTAggccatgagcctaaaaataacgcagttccaaatatcaggtggactgtACTAAACGGTGACGATTGAATGCCCTACaattaaaacctttctaaggcccactgtaatgtttccataatatttatttttcatccaccttattgataaggtcataaaaacctggattaaaggatatatatatatatatatatatatatatatatatatatatatatatatatatatatatatatatatatatatatatctccccATGTGGAGGTGAGTCCCACTTGTGAGGACTAAGTGAAGAGATTTTAGTCCTTTTGCCtttacattatttttatttttattttttattttattttattttattttgtttttgtttaagattaaaggaaaaaaaaagcaaaaaacacAAACAATTACAGTTGGCCTGACAGCACATAGGAAATCcacatttaaaaaatatatactttTTTCGGGAGGTGATAGTTTTACTTGTTTTCTTTTTCAAGTAAAAGCTAAGAAGATGAATTGATTctcctcattttcttttctttttcttttgtttctcaaACAGAGTAAACTGTCACATTTTTTTCTCACCATAATTTTTTCTCACAACAAACATGCCCTTCCattctatagatttttttttttttaattttttaaaaatacaatGTATGATACTTGAAAGGAGGATTTGCATAAAATCTCTTGGTTGAGGCACATCAGGCATGCAATCTTTGACCTTTCTGCTGTTGAATGTGTACTATTGCTGCATTTTATTTTCTCGTCTTCTATTTACAGGCTCATAGTTAGATAGTTAGATTGTCCAATCAAGGACATTTtgtagcatggtccatccactgtgggcccatcatatcaataaTCTTGATCACTGGACCACAAGAACATTAAAAAAAGAACACTTTTACAAGGCAATGGGATGAGCAACTCGAGCTGTGTTCAGGAGGATTTTGATTGAGGAGAAGGCAATGGGATCGAGTAGTAGCAAGGATGCGGCTGCATTGTCGTCTTCTTTGGATGGAGTTTGCAAAGTGCGATTTAAGGGAGCTAGGGTTCTCTATTCTTCCTATCTTGGTGGATCCTCCGATTCTTCCGACGATGAAGATCAAGTGAATTCCTTCAATGTCATCTTTCATTTTCAGTTTTGGTGTTGCATTTTGATTGTTTGAGGTTGTGGGATTTCAGATTGGGGTTTATGCTGTTTGATTTATTTTAGTTGGCTTTTTTGTTTTTCAACCCAAGTTATCAATTCCTATTTTTGGGATTTACTTTATATTTAGATGTAGGATGGTGAGATTGATCTTGTTGATTCGTCTCCTACTTGTTAGATGACTTGATAGAGACAGTGTAGTctatgttgggatttgtgctgcggaatcacacagatctagatctaggatagcaatccaataccgccaagcaatcacaagagaaatacaaagatttaacgtggaaaacccttgtgggaaaaaaccacggcacgaaGCGACAGAAATtgactatgaaaatagaaattacaaagagaggacttacctaattcgaacaacctcgaatctcacccttgctacaccctttgataacccgagaacccttttagaaaccattggaatacctttaggaagccttataattgcttagaaaggccctagggaccTATATTTATAGTtcaggaaactccacttatgcacctctctgaaactgcctcaaatttacgcagtccgcgtagaATCCGTGCAGCatttgcgtaaccttcgactagtagaacccgggcttcgactggtcgagccagtccctcgactggtcgaagaccttgGGATTTTCAGAAACATTGtcgctggacttcaagtcgagcgggcttcgactagttgaagggatcctcgactagtcgagccagcccctcgactagtcgagtagcgcGGTGAaaccagatttaagacatctgttttacaacaatctccaccgtgtcttcaatctttaatcgTGTAGCTTATttacctcttctcttatctctgcatcacatcatatcttattgtgcacactccgtccttcttcttcgccatcgctaagcccagagaagttgcacaaaacttgaacttttctgtaGGAACAATCTTGGTGAGTATTTCTGCCGGATCTGAATCTACATGCCCAACCACTTTttctcctgtcttctcaaaagtaagacgtagtcttttgtaccatCTCACTACCACCGGATATTGCTTATCAGGGTATTTGTTCACAACACCGATAgcttgtgaaataaccggtctaatacaaactatggcatacactgccaaccacattcgaataaggctcatgagatatatatttcttttcttcacctgttttgggacatgtcctgaggaaattTGAGGAGAGACGCATAGGGAACGCTCTCTAGCTTTGCATGTTCCAcaacatacttgatcaatacctacccaaggtattctacctgagatAACCAAAACATACTCCTCTTTCAACCTTAAAGCCGAGAACCATCTTTTCAGTAcctcgatccttcatcctgattATCCCACTTAACTGAgttttcagtacattgatttcagacatgtcataattggtgatctacatgtcatcagcatacaattcttaactcaccatgaaggaatcaaaccactgcctaggtgacaggtcgtaccacgacatcctgcaaactctttttctaagcccctttaacttcgaaccgctctgatTGCTTCATGAAGAATCGCTCTTCCAATTTTCCATGTAGAAGTGCAGTTTcctcatccatccttccagctcgagatcgcatTGTCCAACAGCGCCAATCATGAATTTAAAAGACACCTGTTATACCGTcagtgcgaatatctctgagaagtccatcccttctctttgagcataaccctttgctaccaaTCTCGCTCTATATCTAtgctgtatcctcctgaagatccacctgcatccaaccgctgtTTGactcactggaagctccaccagctcccatgtgttggTCTGGTACAACgggtccatcacatcgcccatagtcaccttccacttatCAGCACCAGACTTatctagagccatctgaatagaagacagatcccctgcgatattggagtcgtccatgtaccttgcCAATCGCCTACGATTATCTGGTGCAATTCTTCTCATAGGTAGCTGCTCCACCTACTTTGTATTTCTGACCATGCGTCACATCCTTCCTACCCTGcgcgctcatgtggccatgcccaacatgccacacacgtgtagaGGTGAAATCCGCTATAGCCACTGTatctccaccttttgaagtgctccctatCAACCTGCGGAGATTATCGAgtcgttgcactttcatgatCACCCGTGCCTCCTTaaatactttaaggacaccatcaatacctgtgaaccCGCACTCTATAGCCTCTGTGCGCCAAGAGAAATCAGGCTCTTCTTCATGTTAGGAACGTGCCTCACCGTAGTCAGGGTAtgctctgtcccatcaaacatcttgacacgcaccgtaccaacaactacaacattacaggcattgtcattgcccataaacacctgtccaccatcgcactctctataattggtgaaccaactctgatgaggagtcatgtgaaaggatgcctCTGCGTGTAGAATCCACTCGCCCCTACGATCATCGTATAGATGTCTAATCGTAGACagataaaacatcaccatcacatgcACTCGATCCATCTAACGTGGCAGCATtagcctccctgtacgaagcctcagattcttctctcctatatttaggatttgtacaatccttcttcacatatcCTTCCATCccatagttccaacactttacctttcctttgcccttgcccttagatttggatctagaacttgaagaGCATGTACCTTGTTCAAAATTCCTACCCTTATAActgtgcatcagaagatatcctcattttgacgttaagctttctcataggcTTCCCTTGAAGGGTTAAGATAATGGTGTCGATACTCAGGAttttattcgtggtgcacattgtgtccttgaatgactcatatgatgccagaagagaattcagcaatatacatgcttgttcttcatctttcatcacttcctccatatccagcaatttgcaaatgagcctccagatctccaccctctgccatcttgaagttataccactgccccttcaagtgtaagcgattttcagaggatttatatatatatatatacatatatacatacatcatgttttcACTGaattgaatacacacacacacacacacacacatcatgtaaATAGGTCTTTTAAGAGAttgtaaattaaaatttttagtgttttttgtttcacatatatatatatatattatttttaaatgttttttaGTATTAGTTATAGCAAATTGTAGTACTTTGGCTGCTAAAGCATGGGCCTGTTGAATTTCAGTCgttgatggtgtggtccaccagttgAATATTGTGAGCAGGTCCACTATGTCGTAAGAGTTTATCTTAAAGAgtttgagcccaccatgatgtatgtgtccactCGGTCCaaacattttagggtatgagcccaaaattgaagcggtcaatctaatatatatatatatatatatatatatatatatatatatatatatatatatatatatatatatatatatatagctaatatatatatatatatatattgaccacatgggagcttcccatgaagtcgagttgtgtggggccaccgggatgtgtgtcgaacatctaccccatcagctagatgcatcattccatgttgGGCTACAGGTTTAAgaatcaagttaatccatgacttgagtgggccacactacatacaatagttgagaggggttaccctctcattaaaacattcataatcatttattgggcgcacagagatgtggttcataaatccagcccatccattgtgcgtgtcccacttggatgaagggttagaccaagtttcaaccacatctaaaactcatgtgggccccaccaagtgcttttatttgtgttaggcatatcttcacatggtattgcccacctgagttccatatactgttgatttttgggatatcccataaagtgaagggaacccatcaaatgcacggtgttgatgttcgacaaacatcatggtggggtccacacagctcgacctcacgggaagttcccatgaggtcgaactcATATATAGTActatttctaatatatatatatatatatatatatatatatatatatatatatatatatatatatatatatcgattataaataagttggatgacaaataaccatCACTTCGCTGTTAAcctcaccatttcctatggtgaaGTCCACTCAAGTTTTAAATATGTTGAATTTGTTGATtaataaatgtcttaaatctgaaaagttcGACTAGGTCGGAGA belongs to Magnolia sinica isolate HGM2019 chromosome 8, MsV1, whole genome shotgun sequence and includes:
- the LOC131254289 gene encoding probable CCR4-associated factor 1 homolog 11 — translated: MLPSRPSCVYRKPIRIRNVDSLNVESEFRIISGFLKDYPFISMDTEFPGVVYHNVPYTPDSVARDRYALLRANINALKLIQVGLTFSDSASNLPDLGTNYCYVWQFNFNFDPWCDLHAPESIELLRKNGIDFERNRFYGIDEARFGFLMKLCGLVGNNCFSWITFHSAYDFGYLIKVVTQRELPDYIGEFLKLMKDIFGYKVYDIKYLMRFCHNLYGGLERVANELGVDRAVGKCQQAASDSLLTLHVFTRLKDRGFQLYVPDHCGVLYGLKYPLGNLFSLN